The Alicyclobacillus macrosporangiidus CPP55 genome segment CTGCTCGGTGTTTATCGGCGACCATACGATCCATCTTGTCGAAAAAGGGGGCGATACGGTCGTACCGGCGTCTGATTTTCTCCGTGGTGTCGTCCATGTCGATCACCTCTGTCTGATGGCGGTAGTCCGAGGTTGGCCTGTATCCCTTTCGGATCTGACAAGTCCCACTCATCCGAGGTGTCCAGATTGGTCTTTTGTCCGCTGGGAAAGGCGATCGTACTGGGCTTGCGATTCGTCAAGCCGACGCTTCACATCAGCCAGCTCTTCTTCCGTCGACCTGAACTTCCGGCCAGTTGAAGCATGTCGCTGATGTGTTTCATGTCCTCCGTGCATGCCTTTCATCATGAAGATCATCATCAACGGGCATGCGAGAAGAGCGACGATGGATCCAAGGGTTTGCAACATGTTGGTTCCTCCTCGACCTGATTCTTCGATCCTGTCGTACCACAAGAGTATGAAGACCATGTGAAGAGAATTGTGTACTGAGGCCAGTTTGAAGTTGCACGCC includes the following:
- a CDS encoding DUF2933 domain-containing protein: MLQTLGSIVALLACPLMMIFMMKGMHGGHETHQRHASTGRKFRSTEEELADVKRRLDESQAQYDRLSQRTKDQSGHLG